One Bombus pyrosoma isolate SC7728 linkage group LG9, ASM1482585v1, whole genome shotgun sequence genomic window carries:
- the LOC122570533 gene encoding cilia- and flagella-associated protein 251-like isoform X1 has translation MSKNQKSVPISTLFNPHGDKGMTAAKISPNAKYIVTVGNEFHQKVQFWLWTYGKDQPDAFTELIELSSNRIKEIAFNEDCSEEFGLTADYCVAFLKWEQDELKYYIPKILGNVRRYGILNCSCYIPKTQRVLTATTNGYVLIWGTFVERQKNKSKDQSAANNKEKRHIKSVQLEKNGIMVILYHDGRIVTGTSEGRINFYDLDLKILYWCQHKLLDSIRSLSFDLSSTLLAPASAVGEFKLESDEEEDFENEEVMEEYSEIKLEDNIDERKVKYIEKIESMKYRDQVPSTMSVYLEETLKNYDKSQQAFTKLPHAPTDATIEGAPFYIENFIIGCLSGIVALIEIPTLKCRFIFQDQNFAITSLDAHPRSSFIVTGNLQGFTSLYDYERRKRIVCRKTPPLPDFRILLDKQAKKEAITYVTCPQSHEKLIAVTALKYSPTGNLLACGLENGALWMLHPLTLEPLDKNPYKHSTESILKLAFTECGEYMAYADNTLVVAVFKKIDDSPSGSRLWDFIGKYHSHTAKIRDILFGPATIESVVYRFFSVGEDRNLIEYDLKNSGPYPFPGLQIMNTYQIECEAIPLCLAWYPKLGVEGFLMYSNSEYKYRLLNDITKTIRGTFLGPLCDTPVKHFKVISGKEYKAGKYMVFATNKEIGLQMLPFDGNPYKILGMIGHPRKVSNICLSNDGNILFTFGYNDPCTLMWKIKCRSVDVLAHLGGKGLAPYYCLIEGGEKGWLINEMKDLFYYAQILHQGENVITPRLISDKVSTKEIPNLMRVVGYYPSNEEIEILMGEISYRDYAETGHLVEEIQFEDFVKFYINHRPAFGISLHQIQEAFQVFANSDQIPASQAENPALTREQFMGILLGEGPPEFSMQNGIPFGEPLKIQEAFAYMKFLVGFNENLDEIYNERNGKKSASIDFTFLPERISYKDFIADIMGIELPEETRADDD, from the exons ATGAGTAAAAACCAGAAAAG TGTACCAATTTCGACTTTATTTAATCCACATGGTGATAAAGGAATGACCGCTGCTAAAATTAGCCCAAATGCTAAGTATATAGTAACTGTTGGAAACGAATTTCACCAAAAAGTTCAGTTTTGGCTATGGACGTATGGGAAAGATCAACCTGATG ctTTTACGGAGTTAATTGAACTTTCTTCAAATAGAATAAAGGAAATAGCTTTCAACGAAGACTGTTCCGAGGAGTTTGGTTTAACTGCCGATTACTGCGTTGCATTCCTTAAATGG GAACAAgatgaattgaaatattacataccAAAAATTTTGGGTAACGTACGACGATACGGGATCTTGAATTGCTCTTGTTACATTCCGAAAACACAACGAGTATTAACAGCAACGACAAACG GGTACGTTCTGATTTGGGGCACTTTTGTTGAAAGACAGAAAAATAAGAGTAAGGATCAGAGTGCAGCTAACAACAAGGAAAAGAGACACATCAAGTCTGTGCAGTTAGAGAAGAACGGTATTATGGTGATATTGTATCACGATGG AAGGATAGTAACAGGAACTTCAGAAGGACGTATCAACTTTTACGATcttgatttaaaaatactctACTGGTGCCAACATAAACTTCTGGATTCTATTCGATCGTTAAGTTTTGATCTTTCGTCCACGTTATTAGCTCCTGCGTCTGCGGTCGGTGAATTTAAAC TTGAATctgacgaagaagaagatttcGAGAACGAAGAAGTAATGGAAGAATATTcggaaattaaattagaagataATATTGACGAGAGAAAGgtgaaatatatagaaaaaatagaatcgATGAAGTATCGTGATCAAGTTCCATCGACGATGTCTGTATATTTGGAAGAAACATTGAAGAATTACGATAAAAGTCAGCAagcatttacaaaattacctCACGCGCCTACCGATGCTACTATCGAAGGTGCTcctttttatattgaaaatttcattatcg GTTGTTTGAGTGGAATAGTTGCGTTGATAGAAATTCCTACGTTAAAGTGCCGATTTATCTTTCAAGATCAGAACTTTGCGATAACCAGTTTAGATGCGCATCCTCGAAG CAGTTTTATAGTCACCGGTAACCTACAAGGTTTCACCTCTTTATACGATTATGAGAGACGTAAGCGTATCGTATGCAGGAAGACCCCGCCTCTTCCAGATTTTCGTATACTATTGGATAAACAAGCAAAGAAAGAAGCTATAACTTATGTCACATGCCCACAGAGCCACGAGAAACTGATCGCTGTTACAGCATTGAAATATTCACCAACAG GTAATTTACTAGCATGTGGCCTTGAAAATGGAGCCCTTTGGATGTTGCATCCTCTCACTTTAGAACCTCTTGATAAAAATCCTTACAAACATTCCACGGAATCGATACTTAAATTGGCTTTCACAGAGTGCGGAGAATACATGGCATATGCG GATAACACACTAGTGGTAGcggtatttaaaaaaatagatgaTTCGCCAAGCGGTTCCCGTTTATGGGATTTTATTGGAAAGTATCATTCTCATACTGCAAAAATAAGAGATATACTTTTCGGGCCAGCTACTATCGAAAGCGTTgtatatcgtttcttttcggTAGGAGAAGATCGGAACCTAATTGAGTACGATCTTAAAAATAG CGGGCCATATCCTTTCCCTGGTTTGCAGATAATGAACACTTACCAAATTGAATGTGAAGCTATTCCTCTTTGCCTCGCCTGGTACCCTAAGTTGGGCGTTGAAGGATTTCTGATGTACTCTAATTCCGAA TACAAATACAGATTGctaaacgatataacgaaaacaaTTCGAGGAACATTTTTGGGACCGCTTTGTGATACCCCGGTTAAGCATTTCAAA GTAATATCTGGTAAAGAATATAAAGCTGGCAAATACATGGTATTTGCAACTAATAAGGAAATAGGCCTTCAAATGCTTCCTTTCGATGGGAATCCTTACAAGATTTTAGGAATGATAGGTCATCCACGCAAG GTCAGTAATATTTGCCTTAGCAACGATGGGAACATTTTATTCACTTTTGGTTATAATGATCCGTGCACGCTGAtgtggaaaataaaatgcag GTCTGTCGACGTATTAGCGCATTTAGGAGGTAAAGGACTTGCACCGTATTATTGTCTGATAGAGGGTGGCGAAAAAGGTTGGCTTATCAATGAAATGAAAGACCTGTTTTATTATGCTCAAATCTTACATCAAGGCGAGAATGTAATAACTCCCAGATTAATATCCGACAAAGTGAGCACTAAAGAAATACCGAATCTCATGCGCGTCGTTGGATATTATCCCAGCAACGAGGAA atAGAAATCCTTATGGGTGAAATCTCGTACAGGGATTACGCGGAGACCGGTCATCTGGTCGAAGAAATTCAATTCGAagattttgtcaaattttatataaatcatcGGCCAGCTTTCGGAATTTCTCTGCATCAAATACAAGAAGCTTTCCAAGTCTTCGCAAATTCAGATCAAATCCCTGCCTCGCAAGCGGAGAATCCAGCATTAACTCGAGAACAGTTTATGGGAATATTGCTTGGCGAAGGTCCTCCTGAGTTTTCTATGCAAAATGGCATACCTTTTG GAGAACcattaaaaattcaagagGCATTTGCATACATGAAGTTTCTTGTTGGTTTTAACGAGAATTTggatgaaatatataatgaacGAAACGGAAAAAAATCCGCATCCATTGATTTTACGTTCTTACCGGAG aGAATATCTTACAAAGATTTCATCGCGGACATCATGGGTATTGAATTGCCGGAGGAAACGAGGGCTGACGATGATTAA
- the LOC122570533 gene encoding cilia- and flagella-associated protein 251-like isoform X3 — translation MSKNQKSVPISTLFNPHGDKGMTAAKISPNAKYIVTVGNEFHQKVQFWLWTYGKDQPDAFTELIELSSNRIKEIAFNEDCSEEFGLTADYCVAFLKWEQDELKYYIPKILGNVRRYGILNCSCYIPKTQRVLTATTNGYVLIWGTFVERQKNKSKDQSAANNKEKRHIKSVQLEKNGIMVILYHDGRIVTGTSEGRINFYDLDLKILYWCQHKLLDSIRSLSFDLSSTLLAPASAVGEFKLESDEEEDFENEEVMEEYSEIKLEDNIDERKVKYIEKIESMKYRDQVPSTMSVYLEETLKNYDKSQQAFTKLPHAPTDATIEGAPFYIENFIIGCLSGIVALIEIPTLKCRFIFQDQNFAITSLDAHPRSSFIVTGNLQGFTSLYDYERRKRIVCRKTPPLPDFRILLDKQAKKEAITYVTCPQSHEKLIAVTALKYSPTGNLLACGLENGALWMLHPLTLEPLDKNPYKHSTESILKLAFTECGEYMAYADNTLVVAVFKKIDDSPSGSRLWDFIGKYHSHTAKIRDILFGPATIESVVYRFFSVGEDRNLIEYDLKNSGPYPFPGLQIMNTYQIECEAIPLCLAWYPKLGVEGFLMYSNSEVISGKEYKAGKYMVFATNKEIGLQMLPFDGNPYKILGMIGHPRKVSNICLSNDGNILFTFGYNDPCTLMWKIKCRSVDVLAHLGGKGLAPYYCLIEGGEKGWLINEMKDLFYYAQILHQGENVITPRLISDKVSTKEIPNLMRVVGYYPSNEEIEILMGEISYRDYAETGHLVEEIQFEDFVKFYINHRPAFGISLHQIQEAFQVFANSDQIPASQAENPALTREQFMGILLGEGPPEFSMQNGIPFGEPLKIQEAFAYMKFLVGFNENLDEIYNERNGKKSASIDFTFLPERISYKDFIADIMGIELPEETRADDD, via the exons ATGAGTAAAAACCAGAAAAG TGTACCAATTTCGACTTTATTTAATCCACATGGTGATAAAGGAATGACCGCTGCTAAAATTAGCCCAAATGCTAAGTATATAGTAACTGTTGGAAACGAATTTCACCAAAAAGTTCAGTTTTGGCTATGGACGTATGGGAAAGATCAACCTGATG ctTTTACGGAGTTAATTGAACTTTCTTCAAATAGAATAAAGGAAATAGCTTTCAACGAAGACTGTTCCGAGGAGTTTGGTTTAACTGCCGATTACTGCGTTGCATTCCTTAAATGG GAACAAgatgaattgaaatattacataccAAAAATTTTGGGTAACGTACGACGATACGGGATCTTGAATTGCTCTTGTTACATTCCGAAAACACAACGAGTATTAACAGCAACGACAAACG GGTACGTTCTGATTTGGGGCACTTTTGTTGAAAGACAGAAAAATAAGAGTAAGGATCAGAGTGCAGCTAACAACAAGGAAAAGAGACACATCAAGTCTGTGCAGTTAGAGAAGAACGGTATTATGGTGATATTGTATCACGATGG AAGGATAGTAACAGGAACTTCAGAAGGACGTATCAACTTTTACGATcttgatttaaaaatactctACTGGTGCCAACATAAACTTCTGGATTCTATTCGATCGTTAAGTTTTGATCTTTCGTCCACGTTATTAGCTCCTGCGTCTGCGGTCGGTGAATTTAAAC TTGAATctgacgaagaagaagatttcGAGAACGAAGAAGTAATGGAAGAATATTcggaaattaaattagaagataATATTGACGAGAGAAAGgtgaaatatatagaaaaaatagaatcgATGAAGTATCGTGATCAAGTTCCATCGACGATGTCTGTATATTTGGAAGAAACATTGAAGAATTACGATAAAAGTCAGCAagcatttacaaaattacctCACGCGCCTACCGATGCTACTATCGAAGGTGCTcctttttatattgaaaatttcattatcg GTTGTTTGAGTGGAATAGTTGCGTTGATAGAAATTCCTACGTTAAAGTGCCGATTTATCTTTCAAGATCAGAACTTTGCGATAACCAGTTTAGATGCGCATCCTCGAAG CAGTTTTATAGTCACCGGTAACCTACAAGGTTTCACCTCTTTATACGATTATGAGAGACGTAAGCGTATCGTATGCAGGAAGACCCCGCCTCTTCCAGATTTTCGTATACTATTGGATAAACAAGCAAAGAAAGAAGCTATAACTTATGTCACATGCCCACAGAGCCACGAGAAACTGATCGCTGTTACAGCATTGAAATATTCACCAACAG GTAATTTACTAGCATGTGGCCTTGAAAATGGAGCCCTTTGGATGTTGCATCCTCTCACTTTAGAACCTCTTGATAAAAATCCTTACAAACATTCCACGGAATCGATACTTAAATTGGCTTTCACAGAGTGCGGAGAATACATGGCATATGCG GATAACACACTAGTGGTAGcggtatttaaaaaaatagatgaTTCGCCAAGCGGTTCCCGTTTATGGGATTTTATTGGAAAGTATCATTCTCATACTGCAAAAATAAGAGATATACTTTTCGGGCCAGCTACTATCGAAAGCGTTgtatatcgtttcttttcggTAGGAGAAGATCGGAACCTAATTGAGTACGATCTTAAAAATAG CGGGCCATATCCTTTCCCTGGTTTGCAGATAATGAACACTTACCAAATTGAATGTGAAGCTATTCCTCTTTGCCTCGCCTGGTACCCTAAGTTGGGCGTTGAAGGATTTCTGATGTACTCTAATTCCGAA GTAATATCTGGTAAAGAATATAAAGCTGGCAAATACATGGTATTTGCAACTAATAAGGAAATAGGCCTTCAAATGCTTCCTTTCGATGGGAATCCTTACAAGATTTTAGGAATGATAGGTCATCCACGCAAG GTCAGTAATATTTGCCTTAGCAACGATGGGAACATTTTATTCACTTTTGGTTATAATGATCCGTGCACGCTGAtgtggaaaataaaatgcag GTCTGTCGACGTATTAGCGCATTTAGGAGGTAAAGGACTTGCACCGTATTATTGTCTGATAGAGGGTGGCGAAAAAGGTTGGCTTATCAATGAAATGAAAGACCTGTTTTATTATGCTCAAATCTTACATCAAGGCGAGAATGTAATAACTCCCAGATTAATATCCGACAAAGTGAGCACTAAAGAAATACCGAATCTCATGCGCGTCGTTGGATATTATCCCAGCAACGAGGAA atAGAAATCCTTATGGGTGAAATCTCGTACAGGGATTACGCGGAGACCGGTCATCTGGTCGAAGAAATTCAATTCGAagattttgtcaaattttatataaatcatcGGCCAGCTTTCGGAATTTCTCTGCATCAAATACAAGAAGCTTTCCAAGTCTTCGCAAATTCAGATCAAATCCCTGCCTCGCAAGCGGAGAATCCAGCATTAACTCGAGAACAGTTTATGGGAATATTGCTTGGCGAAGGTCCTCCTGAGTTTTCTATGCAAAATGGCATACCTTTTG GAGAACcattaaaaattcaagagGCATTTGCATACATGAAGTTTCTTGTTGGTTTTAACGAGAATTTggatgaaatatataatgaacGAAACGGAAAAAAATCCGCATCCATTGATTTTACGTTCTTACCGGAG aGAATATCTTACAAAGATTTCATCGCGGACATCATGGGTATTGAATTGCCGGAGGAAACGAGGGCTGACGATGATTAA
- the LOC122570533 gene encoding cilia- and flagella-associated protein 251-like isoform X2 yields the protein MSKNQKSVPISTLFNPHGDKGMTAAKISPNAKYIVTVGNEFHQKVQFWLWTYGKDQPDAFTELIELSSNRIKEIAFNEDCSEEFGLTADYCVAFLKWEQDELKYYIPKILGNVRRYGILNCSCYIPKTQRVLTATTNGYVLIWGTFVERQKNKSKDQSAANNKEKRHIKSVQLEKNGIMVILYHDGRIVTGTSEGRINFYDLDLKILYWCQHKLLDSIRSLSFDLSSTLLAPASAVGEFKLESDEEEDFENEEVMEEYSEIKLEDNIDERKVKYIEKIESMKYRDQVPSTMSVYLEETLKNYDKSQQAFTKLPHAPTDATIEGAPFYIENFIIGCLSGIVALIEIPTLKCRFIFQDQNFAITSLDAHPRSFIVTGNLQGFTSLYDYERRKRIVCRKTPPLPDFRILLDKQAKKEAITYVTCPQSHEKLIAVTALKYSPTGNLLACGLENGALWMLHPLTLEPLDKNPYKHSTESILKLAFTECGEYMAYADNTLVVAVFKKIDDSPSGSRLWDFIGKYHSHTAKIRDILFGPATIESVVYRFFSVGEDRNLIEYDLKNSGPYPFPGLQIMNTYQIECEAIPLCLAWYPKLGVEGFLMYSNSEYKYRLLNDITKTIRGTFLGPLCDTPVKHFKVISGKEYKAGKYMVFATNKEIGLQMLPFDGNPYKILGMIGHPRKVSNICLSNDGNILFTFGYNDPCTLMWKIKCRSVDVLAHLGGKGLAPYYCLIEGGEKGWLINEMKDLFYYAQILHQGENVITPRLISDKVSTKEIPNLMRVVGYYPSNEEIEILMGEISYRDYAETGHLVEEIQFEDFVKFYINHRPAFGISLHQIQEAFQVFANSDQIPASQAENPALTREQFMGILLGEGPPEFSMQNGIPFGEPLKIQEAFAYMKFLVGFNENLDEIYNERNGKKSASIDFTFLPERISYKDFIADIMGIELPEETRADDD from the exons ATGAGTAAAAACCAGAAAAG TGTACCAATTTCGACTTTATTTAATCCACATGGTGATAAAGGAATGACCGCTGCTAAAATTAGCCCAAATGCTAAGTATATAGTAACTGTTGGAAACGAATTTCACCAAAAAGTTCAGTTTTGGCTATGGACGTATGGGAAAGATCAACCTGATG ctTTTACGGAGTTAATTGAACTTTCTTCAAATAGAATAAAGGAAATAGCTTTCAACGAAGACTGTTCCGAGGAGTTTGGTTTAACTGCCGATTACTGCGTTGCATTCCTTAAATGG GAACAAgatgaattgaaatattacataccAAAAATTTTGGGTAACGTACGACGATACGGGATCTTGAATTGCTCTTGTTACATTCCGAAAACACAACGAGTATTAACAGCAACGACAAACG GGTACGTTCTGATTTGGGGCACTTTTGTTGAAAGACAGAAAAATAAGAGTAAGGATCAGAGTGCAGCTAACAACAAGGAAAAGAGACACATCAAGTCTGTGCAGTTAGAGAAGAACGGTATTATGGTGATATTGTATCACGATGG AAGGATAGTAACAGGAACTTCAGAAGGACGTATCAACTTTTACGATcttgatttaaaaatactctACTGGTGCCAACATAAACTTCTGGATTCTATTCGATCGTTAAGTTTTGATCTTTCGTCCACGTTATTAGCTCCTGCGTCTGCGGTCGGTGAATTTAAAC TTGAATctgacgaagaagaagatttcGAGAACGAAGAAGTAATGGAAGAATATTcggaaattaaattagaagataATATTGACGAGAGAAAGgtgaaatatatagaaaaaatagaatcgATGAAGTATCGTGATCAAGTTCCATCGACGATGTCTGTATATTTGGAAGAAACATTGAAGAATTACGATAAAAGTCAGCAagcatttacaaaattacctCACGCGCCTACCGATGCTACTATCGAAGGTGCTcctttttatattgaaaatttcattatcg GTTGTTTGAGTGGAATAGTTGCGTTGATAGAAATTCCTACGTTAAAGTGCCGATTTATCTTTCAAGATCAGAACTTTGCGATAACCAGTTTAGATGCGCATCCTCGAAG TTTTATAGTCACCGGTAACCTACAAGGTTTCACCTCTTTATACGATTATGAGAGACGTAAGCGTATCGTATGCAGGAAGACCCCGCCTCTTCCAGATTTTCGTATACTATTGGATAAACAAGCAAAGAAAGAAGCTATAACTTATGTCACATGCCCACAGAGCCACGAGAAACTGATCGCTGTTACAGCATTGAAATATTCACCAACAG GTAATTTACTAGCATGTGGCCTTGAAAATGGAGCCCTTTGGATGTTGCATCCTCTCACTTTAGAACCTCTTGATAAAAATCCTTACAAACATTCCACGGAATCGATACTTAAATTGGCTTTCACAGAGTGCGGAGAATACATGGCATATGCG GATAACACACTAGTGGTAGcggtatttaaaaaaatagatgaTTCGCCAAGCGGTTCCCGTTTATGGGATTTTATTGGAAAGTATCATTCTCATACTGCAAAAATAAGAGATATACTTTTCGGGCCAGCTACTATCGAAAGCGTTgtatatcgtttcttttcggTAGGAGAAGATCGGAACCTAATTGAGTACGATCTTAAAAATAG CGGGCCATATCCTTTCCCTGGTTTGCAGATAATGAACACTTACCAAATTGAATGTGAAGCTATTCCTCTTTGCCTCGCCTGGTACCCTAAGTTGGGCGTTGAAGGATTTCTGATGTACTCTAATTCCGAA TACAAATACAGATTGctaaacgatataacgaaaacaaTTCGAGGAACATTTTTGGGACCGCTTTGTGATACCCCGGTTAAGCATTTCAAA GTAATATCTGGTAAAGAATATAAAGCTGGCAAATACATGGTATTTGCAACTAATAAGGAAATAGGCCTTCAAATGCTTCCTTTCGATGGGAATCCTTACAAGATTTTAGGAATGATAGGTCATCCACGCAAG GTCAGTAATATTTGCCTTAGCAACGATGGGAACATTTTATTCACTTTTGGTTATAATGATCCGTGCACGCTGAtgtggaaaataaaatgcag GTCTGTCGACGTATTAGCGCATTTAGGAGGTAAAGGACTTGCACCGTATTATTGTCTGATAGAGGGTGGCGAAAAAGGTTGGCTTATCAATGAAATGAAAGACCTGTTTTATTATGCTCAAATCTTACATCAAGGCGAGAATGTAATAACTCCCAGATTAATATCCGACAAAGTGAGCACTAAAGAAATACCGAATCTCATGCGCGTCGTTGGATATTATCCCAGCAACGAGGAA atAGAAATCCTTATGGGTGAAATCTCGTACAGGGATTACGCGGAGACCGGTCATCTGGTCGAAGAAATTCAATTCGAagattttgtcaaattttatataaatcatcGGCCAGCTTTCGGAATTTCTCTGCATCAAATACAAGAAGCTTTCCAAGTCTTCGCAAATTCAGATCAAATCCCTGCCTCGCAAGCGGAGAATCCAGCATTAACTCGAGAACAGTTTATGGGAATATTGCTTGGCGAAGGTCCTCCTGAGTTTTCTATGCAAAATGGCATACCTTTTG GAGAACcattaaaaattcaagagGCATTTGCATACATGAAGTTTCTTGTTGGTTTTAACGAGAATTTggatgaaatatataatgaacGAAACGGAAAAAAATCCGCATCCATTGATTTTACGTTCTTACCGGAG aGAATATCTTACAAAGATTTCATCGCGGACATCATGGGTATTGAATTGCCGGAGGAAACGAGGGCTGACGATGATTAA
- the LOC122570533 gene encoding cilia- and flagella-associated protein 251-like isoform X4, with protein MLSQCYYTYLYIIYLYVKIATCNLIFVIKIDIQYLCVGYVLIWGTFVERQKNKSKDQSAANNKEKRHIKSVQLEKNGIMVILYHDGRIVTGTSEGRINFYDLDLKILYWCQHKLLDSIRSLSFDLSSTLLAPASAVGEFKLESDEEEDFENEEVMEEYSEIKLEDNIDERKVKYIEKIESMKYRDQVPSTMSVYLEETLKNYDKSQQAFTKLPHAPTDATIEGAPFYIENFIIGCLSGIVALIEIPTLKCRFIFQDQNFAITSLDAHPRSSFIVTGNLQGFTSLYDYERRKRIVCRKTPPLPDFRILLDKQAKKEAITYVTCPQSHEKLIAVTALKYSPTGNLLACGLENGALWMLHPLTLEPLDKNPYKHSTESILKLAFTECGEYMAYADNTLVVAVFKKIDDSPSGSRLWDFIGKYHSHTAKIRDILFGPATIESVVYRFFSVGEDRNLIEYDLKNSGPYPFPGLQIMNTYQIECEAIPLCLAWYPKLGVEGFLMYSNSEYKYRLLNDITKTIRGTFLGPLCDTPVKHFKVISGKEYKAGKYMVFATNKEIGLQMLPFDGNPYKILGMIGHPRKVSNICLSNDGNILFTFGYNDPCTLMWKIKCRSVDVLAHLGGKGLAPYYCLIEGGEKGWLINEMKDLFYYAQILHQGENVITPRLISDKVSTKEIPNLMRVVGYYPSNEEIEILMGEISYRDYAETGHLVEEIQFEDFVKFYINHRPAFGISLHQIQEAFQVFANSDQIPASQAENPALTREQFMGILLGEGPPEFSMQNGIPFGEPLKIQEAFAYMKFLVGFNENLDEIYNERNGKKSASIDFTFLPERISYKDFIADIMGIELPEETRADDD; from the exons ATGCTCTCGCAATGTTATTACacatacttatatataatCTACCTATATGTGAAGATCGCAACTTGCAATTTGATCTTTGTTATAAAGAttgatattcaatatttatgtgTAGGGTACGTTCTGATTTGGGGCACTTTTGTTGAAAGACAGAAAAATAAGAGTAAGGATCAGAGTGCAGCTAACAACAAGGAAAAGAGACACATCAAGTCTGTGCAGTTAGAGAAGAACGGTATTATGGTGATATTGTATCACGATGG AAGGATAGTAACAGGAACTTCAGAAGGACGTATCAACTTTTACGATcttgatttaaaaatactctACTGGTGCCAACATAAACTTCTGGATTCTATTCGATCGTTAAGTTTTGATCTTTCGTCCACGTTATTAGCTCCTGCGTCTGCGGTCGGTGAATTTAAAC TTGAATctgacgaagaagaagatttcGAGAACGAAGAAGTAATGGAAGAATATTcggaaattaaattagaagataATATTGACGAGAGAAAGgtgaaatatatagaaaaaatagaatcgATGAAGTATCGTGATCAAGTTCCATCGACGATGTCTGTATATTTGGAAGAAACATTGAAGAATTACGATAAAAGTCAGCAagcatttacaaaattacctCACGCGCCTACCGATGCTACTATCGAAGGTGCTcctttttatattgaaaatttcattatcg GTTGTTTGAGTGGAATAGTTGCGTTGATAGAAATTCCTACGTTAAAGTGCCGATTTATCTTTCAAGATCAGAACTTTGCGATAACCAGTTTAGATGCGCATCCTCGAAG CAGTTTTATAGTCACCGGTAACCTACAAGGTTTCACCTCTTTATACGATTATGAGAGACGTAAGCGTATCGTATGCAGGAAGACCCCGCCTCTTCCAGATTTTCGTATACTATTGGATAAACAAGCAAAGAAAGAAGCTATAACTTATGTCACATGCCCACAGAGCCACGAGAAACTGATCGCTGTTACAGCATTGAAATATTCACCAACAG GTAATTTACTAGCATGTGGCCTTGAAAATGGAGCCCTTTGGATGTTGCATCCTCTCACTTTAGAACCTCTTGATAAAAATCCTTACAAACATTCCACGGAATCGATACTTAAATTGGCTTTCACAGAGTGCGGAGAATACATGGCATATGCG GATAACACACTAGTGGTAGcggtatttaaaaaaatagatgaTTCGCCAAGCGGTTCCCGTTTATGGGATTTTATTGGAAAGTATCATTCTCATACTGCAAAAATAAGAGATATACTTTTCGGGCCAGCTACTATCGAAAGCGTTgtatatcgtttcttttcggTAGGAGAAGATCGGAACCTAATTGAGTACGATCTTAAAAATAG CGGGCCATATCCTTTCCCTGGTTTGCAGATAATGAACACTTACCAAATTGAATGTGAAGCTATTCCTCTTTGCCTCGCCTGGTACCCTAAGTTGGGCGTTGAAGGATTTCTGATGTACTCTAATTCCGAA TACAAATACAGATTGctaaacgatataacgaaaacaaTTCGAGGAACATTTTTGGGACCGCTTTGTGATACCCCGGTTAAGCATTTCAAA GTAATATCTGGTAAAGAATATAAAGCTGGCAAATACATGGTATTTGCAACTAATAAGGAAATAGGCCTTCAAATGCTTCCTTTCGATGGGAATCCTTACAAGATTTTAGGAATGATAGGTCATCCACGCAAG GTCAGTAATATTTGCCTTAGCAACGATGGGAACATTTTATTCACTTTTGGTTATAATGATCCGTGCACGCTGAtgtggaaaataaaatgcag GTCTGTCGACGTATTAGCGCATTTAGGAGGTAAAGGACTTGCACCGTATTATTGTCTGATAGAGGGTGGCGAAAAAGGTTGGCTTATCAATGAAATGAAAGACCTGTTTTATTATGCTCAAATCTTACATCAAGGCGAGAATGTAATAACTCCCAGATTAATATCCGACAAAGTGAGCACTAAAGAAATACCGAATCTCATGCGCGTCGTTGGATATTATCCCAGCAACGAGGAA atAGAAATCCTTATGGGTGAAATCTCGTACAGGGATTACGCGGAGACCGGTCATCTGGTCGAAGAAATTCAATTCGAagattttgtcaaattttatataaatcatcGGCCAGCTTTCGGAATTTCTCTGCATCAAATACAAGAAGCTTTCCAAGTCTTCGCAAATTCAGATCAAATCCCTGCCTCGCAAGCGGAGAATCCAGCATTAACTCGAGAACAGTTTATGGGAATATTGCTTGGCGAAGGTCCTCCTGAGTTTTCTATGCAAAATGGCATACCTTTTG GAGAACcattaaaaattcaagagGCATTTGCATACATGAAGTTTCTTGTTGGTTTTAACGAGAATTTggatgaaatatataatgaacGAAACGGAAAAAAATCCGCATCCATTGATTTTACGTTCTTACCGGAG aGAATATCTTACAAAGATTTCATCGCGGACATCATGGGTATTGAATTGCCGGAGGAAACGAGGGCTGACGATGATTAA